The Candidatus Zixiibacteriota bacterium genome includes a region encoding these proteins:
- a CDS encoding hydroxymethylglutaryl-CoA synthase, translated as MVGIVGYGAYLPRNRIKVEEIAKVWGTDAVSFKKGMMLQEKSVPCPDQDTITMSVEAARRAITRAGIDPSKVGAIYIGSESHPYAVKPSGTTLAEAIGAVPDCHCADFEFACKAGSEGMFVAMGLVKAGEIEYGIAVGGDTSQGAPGDALEYSASAGAAAFVMGKDKLVAECLYTHSFMTDTPDFWRREHQFYPRHASRFTGEPAYFKHTLGCANAIMEKANMKPADFDYAVFHQPNGKFPMMASKKLGFTKEQVEQGWLSPLLGNTYSGASPIGLTAVLDIVKPGDKILMVSYGSGSGSDGFIWQATDRITEVQDMVAQTRAQLESDRRKYLDYGTYSKYRGKIKKLSS; from the coding sequence ATGGTTGGAATTGTTGGATATGGAGCTTATCTACCCCGCAACCGAATTAAAGTTGAAGAGATAGCCAAAGTTTGGGGCACGGATGCTGTAAGCTTTAAAAAAGGTATGATGCTTCAGGAAAAATCGGTGCCATGTCCTGATCAGGATACTATCACGATGTCGGTAGAAGCCGCTCGCCGTGCTATAACGCGAGCCGGTATCGACCCATCAAAAGTGGGAGCTATTTACATCGGATCAGAATCTCATCCCTATGCGGTTAAGCCATCCGGCACGACCTTAGCCGAGGCTATCGGCGCAGTTCCCGATTGTCATTGCGCCGATTTCGAGTTTGCCTGCAAAGCCGGCTCGGAGGGCATGTTTGTGGCTATGGGCTTAGTCAAAGCAGGTGAAATCGAATACGGCATCGCAGTAGGCGGCGATACCTCACAAGGTGCTCCCGGTGATGCCTTAGAGTACTCTGCCTCTGCCGGAGCAGCGGCGTTTGTGATGGGCAAAGATAAACTTGTTGCCGAATGCCTTTACACGCATTCTTTTATGACTGATACGCCCGATTTTTGGCGGCGCGAACACCAGTTCTACCCCCGTCACGCCTCGCGTTTTACCGGCGAACCTGCCTATTTTAAGCATACTCTGGGTTGTGCTAATGCTATCATGGAAAAAGCCAATATGAAGCCGGCTGATTTTGATTATGCGGTTTTCCATCAGCCAAACGGCAAATTCCCGATGATGGCCAGCAAAAAGCTTGGCTTTACAAAAGAACAGGTAGAGCAAGGCTGGTTGTCGCCGCTTTTGGGCAACACTTACTCCGGCGCTTCCCCGATAGGATTAACTGCGGTTTTGGATATCGTCAAACCCGGCGATAAAATCCTAATGGTATCTTATGGTTCCGGTTCTGGCAGTGATGGTTTCATCTGGCAGGCAACCGACCGTATTACAGAAGTACAGGATATGGTAGCGCAAACGAGGGCTCAGCTTGAATCAGACCGCCGGAAATATCTTGATTATGGTACTTATTCGAAATATCGCGGCAAGATTAAGAAGCTTAGTTCATAA
- a CDS encoding T9SS type A sorting domain-containing protein: protein MKFKAVNFLFFAMLAILFILSFASAKENEQSHKAYPPMTLDSGGPDAFGYTWIDSDEPGGPVFGWIDIADIGTPLTLGDDDNQGPFDIGFDFTFYENTFTSVNICSNGWITFIGTENEYLNTSIPDTSRPNNLLSVFWDDLAPNNGGEVYYYSDSEQGIFVISYDGVPYYFQSGALHFQVILHDNGDIVYQYGSMADAGHGNNSATIGIEDAMGTVGLQVCCNQAYIHGDMAILFNPPAAFDFDAAPTAFVSPAGFGQVDNPFTPAVAYANLGTQRISFDVSLIITFNEQEVYRETGVINSLDPESEIDYSFPDYNPINEGTYMLSAISFFEADEDTANDVLNYDFLVLSTNLPPQDLAAVSNQDSEVPLEWSEPGGSACSTIVYDDGVIDNMYYFCSAENISASRFAAVAPIEIHAVWVHVLTLGDTQWPWPDDAHDPVEIGIWQGCSNPETQIYSEITTCSPGEDINLFFDPPLICSTDEMWVSFNNTTNVGPYDALCLDAYTDYPENKWARISGTWSLYSNIDGDNFIRASIRSNGNNIVLTPANPYMDDNPVALDTELLLGYNLYRSLTPDVPVDEEHKINSGYLGETEYNDNDVENGVTYYYVCTAVYDNDGDIEESEPSNEVSATPCAPGELIVNPYEISDTVDFGGIAYIALTLTNDGGLPVNFSIETTTEDRLYTADAPYRHGIASAKRYSNSSEYDKSCTAPDKRFLPVALGFGGPDEFGYKWIDSDEPNGASFNWLDIAGYGSPLYMADDDNQGPFNMAFQFPFYGQTFSSFRICSNGFISFTSDDNDYNNGEIPASDSPENLIAPFWEDLAPNDGGMIYWLTNENMTVVSYVDVPAYDYGNGTGPFTFQVIFYPDGKIKYQYLDMNPPFDYCTIGIQDASGTIGLQVVCNAPYVHNDLAIILKAGWLSVNTSSGVVPAGGEFEVGIIMNASDLDEGAYYGDILICSYDENHQLDDIDVPATLIVGDTTGIENENIALTAAYSLSQNYPNPFNAQTAINFALPEASDVELSVYNILGQKVATLVDGFKQAGYHTVSWKAVNVSSGIYYYKITTGDFIKVNQMTLLK, encoded by the coding sequence ATGAAATTTAAAGCTGTAAATTTTCTATTTTTCGCGATGCTGGCAATTCTCTTTATTCTCAGTTTTGCCAGCGCCAAGGAGAATGAACAATCTCATAAAGCGTATCCGCCTATGACTCTCGATAGCGGCGGCCCGGATGCTTTCGGCTATACCTGGATTGATTCCGATGAACCAGGCGGACCTGTTTTCGGATGGATTGATATTGCTGATATAGGCACTCCGCTTACGTTGGGTGATGATGACAACCAGGGGCCTTTCGATATTGGATTTGATTTCACATTTTATGAGAATACTTTCACCTCAGTAAACATTTGCTCGAATGGCTGGATAACATTCATCGGTACCGAAAATGAATATCTGAATACCTCTATCCCGGATACATCCCGGCCTAATAATTTGCTATCTGTTTTCTGGGATGATTTAGCTCCCAACAATGGCGGCGAGGTTTATTATTACAGTGATTCCGAACAGGGTATTTTCGTTATTTCATATGATGGCGTTCCCTATTATTTTCAAAGCGGCGCTCTTCATTTCCAGGTTATACTTCATGATAATGGCGATATCGTATACCAATATGGCTCTATGGCTGATGCCGGACATGGCAATAATTCCGCAACAATCGGCATAGAGGATGCCATGGGCACGGTAGGTCTTCAAGTTTGCTGCAATCAGGCTTATATACATGGCGATATGGCGATTCTATTCAATCCTCCAGCGGCATTTGATTTTGATGCAGCGCCAACTGCCTTTGTTTCACCTGCCGGTTTCGGGCAGGTTGATAATCCTTTTACGCCGGCTGTAGCTTATGCCAACCTTGGAACGCAGAGAATATCTTTTGATGTTTCCCTTATTATTACATTTAACGAGCAAGAAGTATATAGAGAAACGGGCGTTATCAACAGTTTGGATCCCGAAAGCGAAATTGATTATTCCTTCCCCGATTATAATCCTATCAATGAAGGAACTTATATGTTGTCTGCCATATCTTTTTTTGAGGCCGATGAAGACACTGCCAATGATGTTCTCAATTACGATTTTCTGGTTTTGTCAACTAACTTGCCGCCTCAAGACCTTGCTGCTGTAAGCAATCAGGACAGCGAAGTGCCGTTAGAATGGTCTGAGCCGGGCGGTTCTGCCTGCTCAACTATTGTTTATGATGACGGCGTTATTGATAACATGTATTATTTTTGCTCGGCGGAAAATATTAGCGCAAGCCGTTTCGCGGCAGTCGCGCCGATAGAAATTCATGCTGTTTGGGTGCATGTATTAACTCTGGGCGATACGCAATGGCCATGGCCGGATGATGCTCACGATCCTGTCGAAATCGGAATCTGGCAAGGTTGCAGCAATCCGGAAACGCAGATATATTCGGAAATAACAACCTGCTCGCCGGGTGAGGATATAAATCTTTTTTTCGATCCTCCGTTAATTTGCTCAACTGACGAAATGTGGGTATCTTTTAACAACACAACCAATGTAGGTCCGTATGACGCTCTTTGCCTTGATGCTTATACGGATTACCCGGAAAATAAATGGGCTCGTATTAGCGGCACCTGGTCTTTGTATTCAAATATTGATGGCGACAACTTTATAAGAGCCTCTATACGTTCCAATGGCAACAACATAGTCTTAACACCGGCTAATCCATATATGGACGATAATCCGGTTGCTCTTGATACGGAGCTTTTGCTTGGCTATAATCTTTATCGCTCTCTTACACCAGATGTTCCTGTTGATGAAGAACACAAAATTAATTCCGGCTATCTTGGTGAAACCGAATACAATGACAATGATGTTGAAAACGGCGTTACTTACTATTATGTCTGCACCGCAGTATACGATAATGACGGCGATATTGAAGAATCGGAACCATCAAATGAAGTTTCGGCAACGCCTTGCGCTCCGGGCGAACTAATAGTCAATCCATATGAAATCAGCGATACGGTTGATTTCGGCGGTATTGCTTACATTGCTTTAACCCTGACCAATGATGGCGGCTTACCGGTAAATTTCTCTATCGAAACAACAACCGAAGACAGACTTTACACAGCCGATGCTCCATACAGACATGGCATTGCATCCGCTAAGCGCTACAGCAATAGCTCCGAGTATGACAAGTCATGCACTGCTCCCGATAAGCGCTTCCTGCCGGTTGCTCTTGGTTTTGGCGGTCCTGATGAATTTGGCTACAAATGGATTGATTCGGATGAGCCAAACGGGGCATCTTTTAATTGGCTTGATATTGCCGGCTATGGCAGCCCGCTTTATATGGCTGATGATGACAACCAGGGGCCATTCAATATGGCATTCCAGTTCCCGTTCTATGGTCAAACATTCTCAAGTTTCAGGATTTGCTCGAACGGATTTATCTCATTCACAAGCGACGATAATGATTATAATAATGGAGAAATTCCCGCTTCGGATTCTCCCGAAAACCTTATAGCGCCGTTCTGGGAAGATTTAGCGCCTAATGATGGCGGCATGATATACTGGCTAACCAATGAGAACATGACAGTTGTTTCTTATGTTGATGTTCCCGCCTATGACTATGGTAATGGAACCGGACCGTTTACTTTCCAGGTTATTTTCTATCCTGACGGCAAGATTAAATATCAGTATCTCGATATGAATCCTCCCTTTGACTATTGTACCATAGGCATTCAGGATGCTTCCGGAACAATCGGTTTGCAGGTAGTTTGTAATGCGCCTTATGTCCACAATGATTTGGCTATTATACTCAAAGCTGGTTGGCTAAGCGTAAATACATCTTCTGGCGTGGTGCCGGCAGGCGGCGAGTTTGAGGTCGGGATAATTATGAATGCCTCCGATTTGGATGAAGGCGCCTACTATGGCGATATCCTCATTTGTTCCTATGATGAAAACCATCAGCTTGATGATATTGATGTGCCGGCTACCCTAATAGTAGGTGATACTACAGGTATCGAGAATGAAAATATCGCTTTGACTGCCGCATATTCGCTGAGCCAGAACTACCCCAACCCATTCAACGCCCAAACCGCAATCAACTTTGCACTTCCCGAAGCGTCAGATGTAGAATTGTCTGTCTATAATATACTTGGACAGAAAGTCGCAACGCTTGTTGATGGCTTTAAGCAAGCCGGTTATCACACTGTCAGCTGGAAGGCAGTAAATGTGTCATCGGGCATCTACTATTACAAAATCACTACCGGAGATTTTATTAAAGTTAATCAAATGACATTGCTTAAGTAA
- a CDS encoding tyrosine recombinase has protein sequence MHDIAEIYLESMRLEKGSSPNSIEAYSHDLYRFMEHFANKKITEISPLDITDYLITLQQANLSSSSIGRSLSVIKGFFKYAVRIGKININPANNIAGPKIFRPLPETLTIKQVIKILEMPDTNTLLGIRDRALLEFLYGTGARISEALNCRKDDLIPEMMLVRLFGKGKKERVVPLGMAGWQALKIYLENARPKLANNKSADYMFLGSRGNPLQRMTGWRIVKKYCLIAGIDKNISPHTFRHSFASHLLMGGADLLAVQELLGHADISTTEIYTHLDRDFIISEHREFHPREKWN, from the coding sequence ATGCATGATATAGCCGAAATATACTTAGAAAGCATGCGCTTAGAGAAAGGTTCATCGCCCAATAGCATAGAGGCTTACAGCCATGATTTGTATCGGTTTATGGAACATTTCGCGAATAAAAAAATAACAGAGATTTCGCCGCTTGATATAACCGATTACCTTATAACGCTTCAACAAGCAAATCTGTCATCAAGCTCGATTGGGCGAAGTCTAAGCGTTATAAAGGGGTTTTTCAAATATGCAGTCCGGATTGGGAAAATCAACATCAACCCGGCAAATAACATAGCCGGCCCTAAAATCTTTCGGCCATTGCCCGAAACGTTGACGATTAAACAGGTTATAAAGATTCTGGAAATGCCCGATACTAATACTCTACTTGGCATACGCGATAGAGCGCTGTTGGAGTTCTTATACGGAACCGGAGCTAGAATCTCCGAGGCATTAAACTGCCGAAAGGATGATTTAATCCCGGAGATGATGTTGGTGAGATTGTTTGGAAAAGGAAAAAAAGAGAGAGTTGTGCCATTAGGTATGGCTGGCTGGCAGGCATTAAAAATTTATTTAGAGAATGCAAGACCTAAGCTTGCCAATAATAAAAGCGCTGATTATATGTTCTTAGGCAGCCGCGGCAACCCGCTTCAAAGAATGACCGGTTGGAGAATCGTGAAAAAATATTGTCTGATAGCGGGTATTGACAAGAATATTTCGCCGCATACCTTTCGCCACAGTTTCGCCAGTCATTTGCTTATGGGCGGCGCGGATCTTTTAGCTGTGCAGGAATTGCTCGGACATGCCGATATATCAACAACGGAGATATATACGCACTTAGACCGCGATTTTATAATCTCTGAACATCGAGAGTTTCATCCACGGGAGAAATGGAATTAA
- a CDS encoding diguanylate cyclase produces the protein MPTEMTTKPDYKEKAETQKFHCALIQKGTAVEDRILRSIGSYEVVIHKISNIDEILTHCHRAKLEMIVIAGNGPSDWMMEFIRRIKRDSTLQFIPIIMFHPAPARDILIEAYRSGIDEVITNFWDYALVTAKMEMLINRSKRDLSVNPTTKLPGPSAIEKEINTRLQNDENIAVCYGDLDNFKAYNDYHGYVYGDKIILLVSYIIRNTVHDLVENGFVGHIGGDDFVYIIPLSKVDIVCKKIIEIFDRVIPFKYSHADREAGYIDVINRKGEMERFPIMTLSIAVLPNQRHTFTHIGEMSHMIADLKKYTKTLSGSNYMIERRKKY, from the coding sequence ATGCCGACAGAAATGACCACAAAGCCGGATTATAAGGAAAAGGCTGAAACACAGAAATTCCACTGCGCTTTAATCCAGAAAGGCACCGCAGTAGAGGATCGGATTCTGCGGTCAATCGGGTCGTATGAAGTTGTTATCCATAAGATTTCAAATATCGATGAGATATTAACTCATTGCCATCGGGCAAAGCTGGAGATGATTGTAATCGCAGGCAATGGTCCCTCCGATTGGATGATGGAATTCATTCGCAGAATCAAACGCGATTCTACGCTTCAATTTATCCCTATAATTATGTTTCATCCGGCTCCGGCAAGGGATATACTTATCGAAGCATACCGAAGCGGCATTGATGAGGTTATTACAAACTTCTGGGATTATGCGTTGGTTACCGCCAAAATGGAAATGCTCATAAACCGTTCAAAGCGCGATCTTTCAGTCAATCCGACAACCAAACTGCCGGGTCCATCGGCAATTGAAAAAGAAATCAATACCCGACTTCAGAACGATGAAAATATAGCTGTTTGCTATGGCGATTTAGATAATTTTAAAGCCTATAATGATTATCACGGTTATGTTTATGGCGACAAAATAATCTTGCTGGTTTCATATATAATTCGTAATACCGTCCATGATTTAGTTGAAAACGGTTTTGTTGGTCATATTGGCGGTGATGATTTTGTTTATATAATTCCTTTGTCGAAGGTGGATATAGTATGTAAAAAAATTATCGAAATATTCGACAGGGTTATTCCATTCAAATACAGCCATGCCGATCGTGAAGCAGGATATATTGATGTTATCAATAGAAAAGGCGAGATGGAAAGATTTCCTATAATGACCCTATCGATTGCTGTCTTGCCTAATCAAAGGCATACATTTACGCACATTGGCGAAATGTCACATATGATTGCGGACTTAAAAAAATATACTAAAACGCTGTCGGGTTCTAATTATATGATAGAACGCCGGAAAAAGTATTAG
- a CDS encoding Zn-ribbon domain-containing OB-fold protein encodes MSAPKYWREMPQRYRYEAAKCTKCGKVNFPPRLVCPACGAREFEQQNINTAGKVETFTIIRTAPSPFVDQAPYPIAIVNLGDDVKILCQIADCDPDEIKIGMPVKLEFRMIQKEGEDGIICYGYKGVPEF; translated from the coding sequence ATGTCAGCGCCTAAATACTGGAGAGAAATGCCTCAGAGATACCGCTATGAGGCGGCTAAATGCACAAAATGCGGTAAAGTAAATTTCCCGCCGCGGCTGGTTTGCCCAGCCTGCGGCGCGCGTGAGTTTGAACAACAGAATATTAACACTGCCGGTAAAGTTGAAACTTTCACAATTATTCGTACTGCGCCTTCTCCTTTCGTAGACCAGGCGCCTTATCCGATAGCGATTGTCAATCTTGGCGATGATGTAAAAATCCTCTGCCAGATAGCCGATTGCGATCCGGATGAAATAAAAATCGGCATGCCTGTTAAGCTCGAATTCAGAATGATACAGAAAGAGGGCGAGGACGGTATTATCTGTTATGGCTACAAAGGCGTTCCGGAATTTTAA
- a CDS encoding methylcrotonoyl-CoA carboxylase, whose translation MFQIESKIDTNSQEFKQNVEHWKKKTALLKERLDKIKEGGPPYAREKHLKRGKLLTRNRVKGLFDKNTPFMEFSSLAAYDMYDNAAPAAGIITGIGCVHGREVLIVANDATVKGGTYFPITIKKHVRAQEIAMANHLPCVYLVDSGGVFLPHQKDVFPDKGHFGTIFYNQAKLSAMGIPQIAVVMGSCTAGGAYVPAMSDEAVIIRKQGTIFIGGPPLVKAATGVDVTDEELGGADVHCRISGTADHYAQNDEHALQITRNIIECLETPRKFDIGRTEPVEPKYDPKELYGVMPKDIRKPFDIREVIARVVDNSEFQEFKELYGQTLVCGFARIMGYPVGILANNGVLFSESSVKGAHFIELCTMRKIPLIFLQNITGFIVGKDYEHGGIARNGAKLVHAVANADVPKLTVMIGGSYGAGNYAMCGRGYEPRFIWMWPSSKISVMGGEQAANVLLTVKKRGLEAKGKTMTKEEEEAFLKPIIDNYEYEGSPYFSSARIWDDGIIDPLDTRTIIGLGLSAALNAPIPDQRYGVFRM comes from the coding sequence GTGTTTCAGATAGAATCGAAAATTGATACCAATAGCCAGGAATTTAAGCAAAACGTTGAGCATTGGAAAAAGAAAACAGCTCTTCTAAAAGAACGTCTCGACAAAATCAAAGAAGGCGGACCGCCTTATGCCCGTGAAAAGCATCTCAAAAGAGGCAAGCTTCTAACCCGCAATAGAGTCAAAGGTCTATTCGATAAAAACACTCCTTTTATGGAGTTTTCATCCTTAGCGGCTTATGATATGTATGATAACGCGGCTCCGGCTGCCGGCATTATTACCGGCATCGGCTGTGTGCATGGCCGCGAGGTTTTAATTGTTGCCAATGATGCTACTGTGAAAGGCGGCACCTATTTCCCGATTACAATCAAGAAGCATGTGCGGGCGCAGGAAATAGCTATGGCAAATCACTTGCCTTGCGTCTATCTTGTTGACTCCGGCGGTGTGTTTTTACCGCATCAAAAAGATGTTTTCCCCGATAAAGGGCATTTCGGCACTATCTTCTATAATCAGGCAAAACTATCGGCCATGGGGATTCCCCAGATTGCAGTAGTGATGGGTTCATGCACTGCTGGCGGCGCTTATGTGCCGGCGATGAGCGATGAGGCTGTTATTATCCGCAAGCAGGGAACAATCTTTATCGGCGGGCCGCCGTTAGTCAAAGCCGCTACCGGTGTGGATGTTACCGATGAAGAATTGGGCGGCGCCGATGTTCACTGCCGTATTTCGGGAACGGCTGACCATTATGCTCAAAATGATGAACATGCTCTGCAGATTACCCGCAATATTATCGAATGTTTAGAGACTCCAAGGAAATTCGATATCGGCAGAACCGAACCTGTCGAACCGAAATATGACCCGAAAGAGCTGTACGGCGTTATGCCAAAAGATATAAGAAAGCCTTTCGATATCCGCGAAGTCATCGCTCGGGTTGTCGATAACAGCGAATTTCAGGAGTTCAAAGAATTGTATGGCCAGACGCTTGTCTGCGGATTTGCCCGCATCATGGGTTATCCGGTTGGGATACTGGCGAATAACGGCGTGCTGTTCTCGGAAAGCTCGGTAAAGGGAGCGCATTTTATCGAACTGTGCACAATGCGTAAAATCCCGCTTATTTTTCTGCAGAATATCACCGGCTTTATCGTCGGCAAGGATTACGAGCATGGCGGTATTGCCCGCAACGGCGCCAAGCTGGTTCATGCAGTCGCTAATGCGGATGTGCCGAAACTAACCGTCATGATTGGCGGCTCCTATGGCGCCGGCAATTATGCCATGTGCGGCCGCGGCTACGAACCAAGATTTATCTGGATGTGGCCAAGCTCCAAAATCAGCGTGATGGGCGGCGAACAGGCGGCAAATGTATTATTAACGGTTAAAAAAAGAGGTCTGGAGGCAAAGGGCAAAACCATGACCAAAGAAGAAGAAGAGGCGTTTTTAAAACCGATTATTGATAATTATGAATATGAAGGCTCACCCTATTTCAGCTCTGCTCGTATTTGGGATGACGGTATAATCGATCCTTTGGATACCCGAACTATTATAGGCTTGGGCTTGTCGGCGGCCTTAAATGCTCCGATTCCGGATCAGCGTTACGGTGTATTCAGGATGTAG
- a CDS encoding enoyl-CoA hydratase/isomerase family protein, with protein sequence MTANKKYETIKVEFIDRIARVTLNRPDVRNAFNAAMIADMADAFKTINKADNLRVVVLTGEGSGFCAGADLNWMKGVVNYTYEENLQDSQNLADMFQLMANCPLPTVARVNGPAIGGGTGMVAVCDIVVASPKAVFSLSEVKIGLVPACISPYVIRRMGDKNCREYFLTGERLTAEKGLAAGLVNYVVPEDKLDEKVEQLVKQLISSGPEALSWCKKLLSEVPGMARDKAGTYTAEVITKLRLSDEGQEGMKAFFEKRKPDWCGDV encoded by the coding sequence ATGACAGCAAACAAAAAATACGAAACAATCAAAGTCGAGTTCATAGATAGAATAGCTCGCGTTACATTAAATCGTCCGGATGTGCGCAATGCTTTCAATGCGGCTATGATTGCGGATATGGCCGATGCTTTTAAAACCATCAACAAGGCAGACAATTTACGTGTAGTTGTTCTCACCGGTGAGGGTTCCGGATTTTGCGCCGGAGCCGACCTCAACTGGATGAAGGGCGTAGTCAATTATACCTATGAGGAAAACCTTCAGGACTCGCAAAACCTGGCTGATATGTTCCAGCTGATGGCAAACTGCCCATTGCCGACCGTTGCGCGCGTTAATGGTCCCGCAATCGGCGGCGGAACCGGCATGGTTGCTGTTTGTGATATTGTGGTGGCTTCCCCCAAGGCGGTATTCAGCTTGAGCGAGGTGAAAATCGGCTTGGTGCCGGCCTGTATATCTCCCTATGTCATCCGTCGGATGGGCGACAAAAACTGCCGCGAGTATTTCCTGACCGGCGAACGGCTGACAGCAGAAAAGGGTCTTGCCGCCGGGTTGGTCAATTATGTTGTGCCTGAGGATAAACTTGATGAAAAAGTCGAACAGCTTGTCAAACAATTAATATCCAGCGGACCTGAGGCATTAAGCTGGTGTAAGAAGCTTCTATCGGAGGTGCCCGGCATGGCAAGGGATAAGGCAGGAACCTACACAGCCGAGGTTATCACCAAGCTTCGACTAAGCGATGAAGGGCAAGAGGGCATGAAAGCCTTTTTCGAGAAACGGAAACCGGATTGGTGCGGGGATGTTTAG
- a CDS encoding thiolase domain-containing protein, giving the protein MRDVAIIGIGMNKWGELWKTSIRDLIAQSTMLALDDAGLDKVEAMYIGCMSSGLFTDQEHLAAIGPDYSGLCPIPATRVESACASGGLAVRSAYMHIASGMADVVMAVGVEKMTDVDGAGATFGLASAADQEYEVYNGITFPGLYAMMAAHHMNKYGTTRDQLAQVAVKNHKNGKLNPLAQFRMDITVEQVKNAVMIADPLTILDCSPITDGSAAVILCSMDKAKEICKKRLVKIIGSGHATDTIQLAQREDISYLKSTELAAKQAFEMAGKKPADIDFAEVHDCFTIAEIMVIEALGFVDKGKGGSAIADGLTIIEGKKPVNASGGLKSKGHPVGATGVAQIVELTKQIRGEADEGRQIKKADIGLAQNMGGSGASTAVHILEGM; this is encoded by the coding sequence ATGAGAGATGTTGCAATAATCGGTATCGGGATGAACAAATGGGGAGAACTCTGGAAAACGTCGATCCGTGATCTGATTGCCCAGAGCACCATGTTGGCTCTTGATGATGCCGGTTTGGATAAAGTCGAGGCGATGTATATAGGCTGTATGTCATCCGGGTTGTTTACCGACCAGGAGCATTTAGCCGCAATCGGGCCTGATTATTCCGGTCTGTGTCCTATCCCGGCTACTCGCGTAGAATCAGCTTGCGCGTCCGGCGGATTAGCGGTGCGTTCGGCATATATGCATATAGCCTCAGGCATGGCAGATGTAGTCATGGCAGTAGGTGTCGAGAAAATGACCGATGTTGACGGCGCTGGAGCCACTTTCGGCTTAGCCTCCGCCGCCGACCAGGAATACGAAGTATATAATGGCATAACATTCCCCGGCTTGTATGCGATGATGGCTGCTCATCATATGAACAAATACGGCACTACGCGCGACCAGCTTGCTCAAGTAGCGGTCAAAAACCATAAAAACGGCAAACTGAACCCCTTAGCTCAGTTCAGGATGGATATCACTGTTGAACAGGTTAAAAATGCGGTTATGATTGCCGACCCGCTGACTATTTTAGATTGCTCGCCTATTACCGATGGTTCAGCCGCGGTTATTTTGTGTTCTATGGATAAAGCCAAAGAGATATGCAAAAAACGGTTGGTCAAAATAATCGGTTCCGGTCATGCCACCGATACAATCCAGCTGGCTCAGCGTGAAGATATTTCATATCTGAAATCAACTGAACTGGCCGCCAAACAGGCTTTCGAGATGGCTGGCAAAAAACCGGCTGATATTGATTTTGCCGAGGTGCATGATTGTTTTACAATCGCCGAGATTATGGTAATCGAGGCTTTAGGTTTTGTGGATAAGGGCAAAGGCGGCTCTGCTATCGCTGATGGTTTAACTATTATAGAGGGCAAAAAGCCCGTGAATGCCAGCGGCGGTTTGAAATCAAAAGGTCATCCTGTAGGAGCAACCGGAGTAGCCCAGATTGTCGAACTCACCAAGCAGATTCGCGGTGAGGCAGACGAGGGGCGTCAGATAAAGAAAGCGGATATTGGATTGGCTCAGAACATGGGCGGCAGCGGCGCCAGCACAGCCGTTCACATCCTGGAGGGTATGTAA